CACCAATCAGCTCACCAGTCTCAGCCGACACCAAGGGACCGCCAGAGTCGCCGTTGCAGACGGAGGTGCCTCCGGTGGTCTTGATGCAGATGTTAGTCTCGTAAACGGCACCGAAAAACCAGGGTTTGCAGCCGGAGTTGTTCATGATGGGCACACTGATGTATTGCAGGATATCGGTGGCACTGGCGGCAGCTGCAAATGGGAAGTTGTAGCAAATCAAAGTGAAAAACTCTTATGTGTCTAGCAATCACTTACAGTCACTGATCCTGCCCCAACCGGAGGCAATAGCCTGTTGGCCGGCATAGGTGTTGTAGGTGTTGGATTTGGCGGGTAGCTTGATGGGCTGAATGTGCTCATTGAACTCAATGGGCACGGGCAGCTTGATCAGCGAGATATCGTTGCGGGTCAGCTCAGAATCCCAGTCGTCGTGAACAAAAACATTCTTTGTCTCCACAAAGATGATCTGTTGTCCGTCCTCGCGGCCATCGGTACGATCCCAGGCACCCAAATAGACATCCACACCGGTGGTCAGACTGTCCGTGCAATGGGCAGCGGTGAGCACATAACGATCACTGATCAAGGAGCCACCGCACCAAGCAGCGCCGCCATCAACGTAGAGCAACAGACCCGCCTGGTAGGGGAACTGATTGCGTCCGGCGGTCTCGCCGCGGGTGATGCGTCCCGACGGGGCACTAGCACGATGGGAGATGGGCACATCGACCTCAATGTCCATCGACTTGACCGACTGCCAGTCGACGGAGGCTTGGGCGCCAATAACGGCGGCTAGCAGGAGCGCGGTTGCACAGGCGAATTTCATGTTGACTTTCAACTGATTCAAATGGCCAACTTGGACACACTTTTATAGGCAAGTCACCTACAAAATCAAGGGTGTCATATATCTTGG
This is a stretch of genomic DNA from Drosophila albomicans strain 15112-1751.03 chromosome 3, ASM965048v2, whole genome shotgun sequence. It encodes these proteins:
- the LOC117571440 gene encoding brachyurin-like, giving the protein MKFACATALLLAAVIGAQASVDWQSVKSMDIEVDVPISHRASAPSGRITRGETAGRNQFPYQAGLLLYVDGGAAWCGGSLISDRYVLTAAHCTDSLTTGVDVYLGAWDRTDGREDGQQIIFVETKNVFVHDDWDSELTRNDISLIKLPVPIEFNEHIQPIKLPAKSNTYNTYAGQQAIASGWGRISDSAASATDILQYISVPIMNNSGCKPWFFGAVYETNICIKTTGGTSVCNGDSGGPLVSAETGELIGATSFGSPLGCEVGWPGVFTRVTSYLDWIEEISGVTNSGF